In one window of Acidovorax sp. HDW3 DNA:
- a CDS encoding ribonuclease P protein component gives MHRLKTRAQFQAAMAGGVVSRTAHFALHRLVLPVTEPGSLPDAQGPQALFGVAGSAGDLGGVWMGAMAPKRWARRAVTRNAIKRQVYALAAELAPGQPPAAFVVRLRLAFDRKQYPSAWSEPLRLAVRAELQQLWARAKP, from the coding sequence ATGCACAGGCTGAAAACGCGTGCACAGTTCCAGGCCGCCATGGCCGGGGGTGTGGTTTCCCGCACCGCGCATTTCGCCTTGCACCGCCTGGTATTGCCCGTGACAGAGCCCGGTTCCCTGCCTGATGCGCAGGGGCCGCAGGCTCTGTTTGGCGTTGCAGGTAGTGCCGGTGATCTGGGCGGTGTTTGGATGGGCGCCATGGCGCCCAAGCGCTGGGCGCGCCGCGCCGTCACGCGCAACGCCATCAAGCGCCAGGTCTATGCCCTGGCGGCTGAGCTGGCACCAGGGCAGCCGCCAGCGGCCTTCGTCGTGCGCCTGCGCCTGGCCTTTGACCGCAAGCAATACCCCAGCGCCTGGTCCGAGCCGCTGCGCCTGGCGGTGCGCGCCGAGCTGCAGCAACTGTGGGCGCGGGCCAAGCCATGA
- the rpmH gene encoding 50S ribosomal protein L34, with amino-acid sequence MKRTYQPSKTRRARTHGFLVRMKTKGGRAVINARRAKGRKRLAV; translated from the coding sequence ATGAAACGTACTTACCAACCCTCCAAGACGCGCCGCGCCCGTACCCACGGTTTCCTGGTGCGCATGAAGACCAAGGGCGGCCGCGCCGTCATCAACGCACGCCGCGCCAAGGGCCGCAAGCGCCTGGCCGTCTAA